One genomic region from Yersinia canariae encodes:
- a CDS encoding serine hydrolase, whose translation MMKFIFPFKLKKLTFSAGLLLLALPHANAADTPPPAIDAKAYVLMDYNSGKVLAEGNSDQRLDPASLTKIMSSYVIGQAIKAGKVHPDDLVTVGKDAWATGNPALRGSSVMFLKPGDQVKLSDLNKGIVIQSGNDASIALADFIAGSQDSFVGLMNNYAKALGLNNTHFMTVHGLDAPGQYSTARDMAVLGQALIRDVPDEYALHKEKEFTFNKIRQINRNRLLWSTSLNVDGMKTGFTSGAGHNLVASATDGPMRLISVVLGAPSDRVRFSESEKLLTWGFRFYETVVPIKATKPFVTQKVWFGDTGQAELGVAEDAAITIPKGQMKNLKASYKLNETELRAPLAKHQVVGTIDFQLNGQTIDQRPLVVLNEVKEGGFFSRIWDFVMMKISQLFS comes from the coding sequence ATGATGAAATTTATTTTCCCGTTCAAGCTAAAAAAGCTGACTTTCAGTGCTGGTTTGTTGCTCTTGGCACTGCCTCATGCCAATGCTGCTGACACACCACCTCCTGCGATAGACGCCAAAGCCTACGTATTAATGGATTACAACAGTGGAAAAGTGCTGGCTGAGGGTAACAGTGACCAGCGTCTTGACCCTGCTAGTCTGACAAAAATTATGTCCAGCTATGTGATTGGACAGGCCATTAAAGCCGGCAAAGTGCATCCGGATGATTTAGTGACCGTCGGTAAAGATGCCTGGGCCACCGGTAACCCGGCATTGCGCGGCTCCTCGGTGATGTTTTTGAAACCGGGTGATCAAGTCAAATTGTCCGATTTGAACAAAGGTATTGTGATTCAGTCCGGTAATGATGCCAGTATTGCGCTAGCTGATTTTATTGCCGGCAGTCAGGACAGCTTTGTTGGTTTGATGAATAATTACGCCAAAGCGCTTGGCCTCAACAATACCCACTTCATGACGGTGCATGGCCTTGATGCTCCCGGGCAGTACAGCACCGCGCGTGATATGGCGGTTTTAGGGCAAGCGCTTATCCGTGATGTTCCTGATGAATATGCGCTGCATAAAGAGAAAGAATTTACCTTTAATAAAATTCGTCAGATTAACCGCAACCGGCTGTTATGGAGCACGAGTCTCAATGTCGATGGCATGAAAACCGGCTTTACCTCCGGTGCCGGGCATAATCTGGTGGCCTCGGCGACTGATGGGCCGATGCGTTTGATCTCCGTTGTACTGGGTGCTCCCAGTGACAGAGTCCGTTTCAGTGAAAGTGAGAAATTGCTGACTTGGGGATTCCGCTTCTATGAAACCGTGGTGCCGATTAAGGCCACGAAACCTTTTGTGACGCAGAAAGTCTGGTTTGGTGATACCGGGCAAGCTGAACTTGGCGTGGCTGAGGATGCCGCTATTACCATCCCGAAAGGGCAGATGAAGAACTTGAAAGCCAGTTATAAGCTCAATGAGACGGAATTGCGCGCTCCGCTGGCGAAGCATCAAGTGGTCGGAACTATCGATTTTCAACTGAATGGTCAAACTATTGATCAGCGGCCGTTAGTCGTCTTAAACGAAGTGAAAGAGGGCGGATTCTTCAGCCGCATCTGGGATTTCGTGATGATGAAAATTAGCCAGTTATTTAGCTAA
- a CDS encoding L-serine ammonia-lyase: MVSVFDIFKIGIGPSSSHTVGPMKAGKLFTDDLITLGHLSAVTRITVDVYGSLSLTGKGHHTDIAIIMGLAGNMPDTVDIDAIPGFIRDVESRERLLLANGSHEVDFPARGGMNFHETNLPLHENGMTISAHAGDECLFSKTYYSIGGGFIVDEAHFSQQDSNTVSVPYPFNSARDLQKHCKDTGLSLSGLVMQNELALHSKAEISAHFAAIWDVMRAGIERGINTEGLLPGPMKVPRRAAALRRMLVTTDKHNADPMMVVDWINMYALAVNEENAAGGRVVTAPTNGACGIIPAVLAYYDKFIRPVNENSYSRYFLVSGVIGALYKMNASISGAEVGCQGEVGVACSMAAAGLAELMGGSPAQVCIAAEIAMEHNLGLTCDPVAGQVQVPCIERNAISAVQAVNSARMALRRTSEPSVCLDKVIETMYETGKDMNSKYRETSRGGLAIKVVACN, encoded by the coding sequence ATGGTCAGCGTTTTTGACATTTTCAAGATTGGTATTGGTCCTTCCAGCTCTCACACCGTCGGCCCGATGAAGGCTGGCAAGCTGTTTACCGATGATTTAATCACTCTGGGACACCTTTCAGCCGTCACCCGAATCACCGTTGATGTTTATGGCTCTTTGTCTCTTACAGGTAAAGGCCACCATACCGATATTGCCATCATTATGGGTCTGGCGGGAAACATGCCGGATACAGTTGATATTGATGCCATCCCTGGTTTTATCCGTGATGTAGAGTCGCGGGAGCGTTTGCTGCTGGCCAATGGCAGTCACGAAGTTGATTTCCCGGCACGTGGCGGGATGAACTTCCATGAAACCAATTTGCCTTTGCATGAGAATGGCATGACCATCAGCGCACATGCAGGTGATGAATGTCTGTTCAGCAAAACATATTACTCCATTGGCGGCGGGTTCATTGTCGATGAAGCTCATTTTAGTCAGCAAGACAGCAATACTGTTTCTGTCCCCTACCCGTTCAATTCTGCGCGTGATTTGCAAAAACACTGTAAAGATACCGGCTTATCTTTATCCGGTTTAGTGATGCAAAATGAGTTGGCTTTGCACAGTAAAGCCGAGATAAGTGCGCACTTTGCGGCTATTTGGGATGTCATGCGTGCCGGTATTGAGCGCGGTATTAATACTGAAGGCCTCTTACCTGGCCCCATGAAAGTTCCGCGCCGCGCCGCTGCATTGCGCCGTATGCTGGTCACCACAGATAAACATAATGCCGATCCGATGATGGTTGTCGATTGGATCAATATGTATGCCTTAGCGGTCAATGAAGAAAATGCGGCAGGGGGGCGAGTTGTCACTGCGCCGACTAACGGGGCTTGCGGTATCATCCCTGCGGTTTTGGCTTACTACGACAAATTCATTCGCCCTGTGAATGAGAACTCATACAGCCGCTATTTCCTTGTTTCAGGTGTTATTGGTGCGCTGTATAAAATGAACGCATCCATTTCTGGCGCTGAAGTCGGTTGTCAGGGGGAAGTCGGTGTTGCCTGTTCAATGGCCGCTGCCGGTCTGGCTGAATTGATGGGCGGAAGCCCAGCTCAGGTCTGCATTGCGGCTGAAATTGCCATGGAGCATAACTTGGGGCTGACGTGTGACCCGGTTGCAGGGCAAGTTCAGGTGCCATGTATCGAGCGTAACGCAATTTCCGCCGTGCAAGCCGTTAACTCAGCCCGTATGGCATTGCGCCGCACCAGCGAACCCAGCGTCTGTCTGGATAAAGTCATCGAAACGATGTACGAAACAGGCAAAGATATGAACTCAAAATACCGCGAAACATCTCGTGGCGGCCTGGCCATCAAGGTTGTAGCTTGTAACTGA
- a CDS encoding HAAAP family serine/threonine permease has product MDTTQTGTIASTGKTSSSTWRKSDTMWMLGLYGTAIGAGVLFLPINAGIGGLLPLIVMAIIAFPMTFYAHRGLCRFVLSGKNPGEDITEVVEEHFGKGAGKLITLLYFFAIYPILLVYSVAITNTVDSFITHQMHLPSPPRAILSLILIIGLMTIVRFGEHAIVKAMSILVFPFVAALMMLAVYLIPNWSSAIFENVSMDGNGTGSGLWMTLWLVIPVMVFSFNHSPIISAFAVAKREEYGVDAEKKCSRILAFAHIMMVVTVMFFVFSCVLSLSPADLAEAKSQNISILSYLANHFNTPMIAYMAPVIAFIAITKSFLGHYLGAREGFNGMMIKSLRSKGKEINHDKLNRITALFMLVTTWIVATMNPSILGMIETLGGPIIAMLLFLMPMYAIHKVPAMRKYSGHISNIFVVIMGLIAISAILFSLFGK; this is encoded by the coding sequence ATGGACACTACTCAAACGGGCACTATTGCCTCCACGGGAAAAACTTCATCAAGCACATGGCGTAAAAGTGACACCATGTGGATGTTGGGTCTGTACGGCACAGCCATCGGCGCGGGCGTATTATTCCTGCCAATCAATGCTGGTATCGGCGGCCTTCTGCCTCTTATCGTTATGGCCATTATTGCTTTCCCGATGACCTTCTATGCACACCGCGGCCTGTGCCGTTTTGTGCTGTCAGGTAAAAATCCGGGAGAAGATATCACTGAAGTGGTTGAAGAACATTTTGGTAAAGGTGCGGGTAAACTGATTACTCTGCTTTACTTCTTCGCTATCTACCCAATTTTGTTGGTCTACAGTGTTGCGATTACCAACACCGTTGATAGCTTTATTACTCACCAGATGCATCTACCATCACCACCACGTGCCATTTTGTCGCTGATCCTTATCATCGGCCTGATGACTATCGTGCGTTTTGGTGAACATGCCATTGTGAAAGCAATGAGTATCTTGGTGTTCCCGTTTGTTGCGGCATTGATGATGCTGGCTGTTTACCTGATTCCTAACTGGTCAAGCGCGATATTTGAGAATGTCTCAATGGATGGCAACGGCACGGGTAGCGGCCTGTGGATGACGCTGTGGCTGGTTATCCCGGTGATGGTGTTCTCATTCAACCACTCCCCAATTATCTCTGCTTTTGCAGTAGCAAAACGCGAAGAGTATGGTGTTGATGCTGAGAAAAAATGCTCCCGCATTTTAGCTTTTGCTCACATCATGATGGTTGTGACAGTGATGTTCTTCGTATTTAGTTGCGTACTGAGCTTGTCGCCAGCCGACCTGGCAGAAGCGAAGAGCCAAAATATTTCTATTCTGTCTTACCTGGCTAACCACTTTAATACCCCAATGATTGCCTATATGGCGCCAGTCATTGCCTTTATCGCTATCACCAAATCTTTCCTGGGCCACTACTTAGGCGCTCGTGAAGGCTTTAACGGCATGATGATCAAATCTCTGCGTAGCAAAGGCAAAGAAATCAATCATGACAAACTGAACCGCATTACTGCGCTGTTCATGCTGGTGACCACTTGGATTGTCGCAACCATGAACCCAAGCATTTTGGGCATGATTGAAACCCTGGGCGGCCCAATCATCGCGATGCTGTTATTCCTGATGCCAATGTATGCCATCCATAAAGTGCCAGCGATGCGCAAATACAGCGGTCACATCAGTAACATCTTCGTGGTTATCATGGGTCTTATTGCTATCTCTGCAATCTTGTTCAGCCTGTTCGGTAAGTGA
- the deoR gene encoding DNA-binding transcriptional repressor DeoR, which translates to METRRAERINKLTQALKRSDKIHLKDAANLLRVSEMTIRRDLSAEPTSVILLGGYVVMDPKSNSANNYFVSDQQAKQVEEKRRIGQLAARLIAENDTVFFDCGTTIPSIIDEIDEELSFTAICYSLNTFLSLQDKPNCKVVLCGGEFKPNNYIFTPISQHNELDNACPNKAFISAAGVSIEYGATCFNFDEILLKHRAIAKSQHKILVADHSKFGKIKPASIGALTLFDAVVTNREPDIEFSEFFLQHDIKTYC; encoded by the coding sequence ATGGAAACTCGCCGTGCAGAACGAATCAATAAACTTACTCAGGCCCTTAAGCGTTCCGACAAAATCCATTTAAAAGACGCGGCTAATCTATTGCGTGTTTCTGAAATGACGATTCGGCGAGATCTTAGTGCTGAACCCACATCCGTTATTTTGCTCGGCGGTTATGTGGTGATGGACCCTAAAAGCAACAGCGCCAATAACTATTTTGTTTCTGACCAACAAGCTAAACAGGTGGAAGAAAAGCGCCGAATCGGCCAGTTAGCGGCACGTCTTATCGCGGAAAATGACACCGTTTTCTTTGATTGCGGCACGACAATTCCGTCGATAATCGACGAAATTGATGAAGAACTGTCTTTTACCGCGATTTGCTATTCCCTCAACACCTTCCTGTCTTTACAAGATAAACCCAATTGCAAAGTTGTCTTGTGTGGGGGGGAATTCAAACCTAATAACTACATTTTTACGCCGATAAGCCAACATAATGAGCTGGATAATGCTTGTCCAAACAAAGCTTTTATCTCTGCGGCAGGCGTTTCTATTGAGTACGGCGCAACTTGTTTCAATTTCGACGAGATCCTATTAAAGCACCGTGCAATTGCCAAATCCCAGCATAAAATTCTGGTAGCCGACCACAGTAAGTTTGGCAAAATAAAACCCGCCAGTATCGGCGCGTTGACACTATTTGATGCTGTCGTGACCAACCGTGAGCCTGATATCGAATTCAGTGAGTTCTTTTTACAGCACGATATTAAAACCTACTGTTAG